From Topomyia yanbarensis strain Yona2022 chromosome 1, ASM3024719v1, whole genome shotgun sequence, one genomic window encodes:
- the LOC131677051 gene encoding homeobox protein prospero-like isoform X1 has translation MMSSEEDSDSFGLYVDKLLKKHKRARQRVDAGEPRNSYSSIPNFSSRPSFMSGGLYGAIFSQSQQHFGGLFGPGGYGPANKMLNELLGRQVKQAQDATDPDSIMLSSIEAANAADSNTPISKHGFESSTNLNNNNNNSSTNNNNNSANNNSPTSDGSVTMMGRRRSNSQNNTANSGNNNSNSNSSGVIDLDGGSRTPQPNDLAHHMLRNILQGKKELMALDHELRTVSNQSSALGDRISPDNNNVISKNNNIYDITKCESVNGGSGDVSDSSDLGAHNNSASTKVNHKNSATNNQTNNSDNSQSNRPISLNSNANNCDDLLASELAHTERLLNGGINSSSTGGSGGRCSSINPKQEKTDVIDELVASLPDETDETMPSPGSGSNGVVITKQELDIDDCLEDKDRNGRTPSPVQSKNDSESLTLKRARVENIVSSLRVSPALLSSQPGQVNGCKKRKLYHPQQHDNSAAERYAAAAAAGLNLGLTLQNFMLGASVEPDDDDDDMEITPHIHQKRVEKDVLKSQLRSMQEQLAEMQQKYVQLCSRMEQQSDTQEVDDSVSDIMEDDSNPDLTPDKSLMQSSPASTPIKDVGKNADASSMLQMMSKMMSAKIHNQLPTHPHLQTGFNGTHLFLQHMQQAGLPHDGMSQHNQMSNAAMYQKLFMEQEARMVKEVAEQQERNLQNSNQQLLQQQALQQQQQHQHQQQQQQQMQHQQQQQQERNMQNTNQQLMQQQVQPQNQASQPQLQSPPHQSNQSQHQQQQQQQQQHMQLQQQQQQQQQQMQQQQPSQTSHISPPQMPQLPHMPLIPKGSTIPSDLTSRLNLMRSSNSSVGQMSGTDLEGLADVLKTEITASLSNLVDSIVTRFVHQRRFLGKQSEAAAAAAEQLNKDLMMASQLLDRAKSPRTKVSSDRGANVNNSSSNLSGNGPMLNSSSLNSAPNPNVVNQPSAGNPMMSGPQGNGPRLNGTAFPPMGMPMHVNNVPPHDSKNNLNQINMPPHVRPSPSTAMFQTPKPPQNLNSVAAAALYNSMNALGNSQVNPFCMPEPRENPEQAEALSLVVTPKKKRHKVTDTRITPRTVSRILAQDGIIPSGNPIQIEQNNSNQGSNNSNNNGLNNSGNSGNNNNISNNINNNNNNISKNNNPQQQFNSQPPSVQASTPTESPSPRGSYHQPPPSMLPVSLPTSVAIPNPSLHESQVFSPYSPFFNPHGPPHGGPHGPQPSQFHHMKVSSSPPGINGLMDPRDSPPLPHPPTMLHPALLAAAHHGNSPDYGHIRASMDVNDRNSDCNSVNDISYNGMEPTISFSKFSLTPEHSSTLTPMHLRKAKLMFFWVRYPSSAVLKMYFPDIKFNKNNTAQLVKWFSNFREFYYIQMEKYARQAVSEGMKNVDDIHVSNDSEIYRVLNLHYNRNNHIEVPQNFRYVIEQTLREFFRAIQGGKDTEQSWKKSIYKIISRMDDPVPEYFKTPNFLEQLE, from the exons ATGATGTCATCAGAGGAGGACAGTGATTCTTTCGGTTTGTACGTCGATAAGTTGCTAAAGAAACACAAACGAGCCAGACAGCGCGTAGACGCGGGAGAGCCAAGAAATAGTTATTCTTCGATCCCGAACTTTAGTTCAAGACCGTCCTTCATGAGCGGTGGTCTATACGGGGCTATTTTTAGCCAAAGCCAGCAGCATTTCGGTGGACTGTTTGGTCCCGGTGGTTACGGACCGGCCAACAAAATGCTCAACGAGTTGTTGGGTAGACAAGTGAAGCAAGCACAGGACGCCACTGATCCGGACAGTATTATGCTATCGTCGATCGAAGCAGCCAATGCAGCGGACAGCAATACCCCAATCAGCAAACACGGATTCGAAAGTTCAACGAATCtgaacaacaataacaacaacagcagTACGAACAACAATAATAACAGCGCTAATAACAATTCGCCCACGTCTGATGGATCTGTGACCATGATGGGCCGAAGGAGAAGCAACAGTCAGAACAACACTGCCAACAGTGGCAATAACAATAGTAACAGTAACAGCAGTGGTGTTATAGACCTTGACGGTGGTTCTAGAACACCACAGCCGAACGATCTGGCGCATCATATGTTGCGCAACATTCTCCAGGGCAAGAAGGAGTTGATGGCCCTCGATCACGAGCTGCGAACGGTGAGCAATCAAAGCAGTGCGCTCGGTGACCGGATATCACCCGATAATAACAACGTGATTAGTAAAAATAATAACATTTACGACATTACTAAGTGTGAATCAGTGAACGGTGGTAGTGGTGATGTTAGTGACTCTAGTGACCTAGGTGCTCATAATAATAGTGCTTCAACCAAAGTGAACCACAAAAATAGTGCGACCAATAATCAAACCAATAACAGTGATAACAGTCAGTCTAATAGGCCAATTTCTCTCAATTCTAACGCCAACAATTGTGATGATCTGCTAGCCTCAGAGCTGGCACATACCGAGCGGCTGCTGAACGGTGGAATAAACTCCAGCAGCACCGGTGGTAGTGGTGGAAGGTGTTCCAGTATAAACCCAAAGCAGGAAAAAACCGATGTGATTGATGAGCTGGTAGCTTCACTTCCAGACGAAACCGATGAAACCATGCCCTCACCTGGCTCGGGTAGCAATGGTGTGGTGATTACCAAACAAGAACTAGACATCGACGATTGTCTAGAGGACAAAGATCGGAATGGTCGGACGCCAAGTCCGGTGCAGAGTAAGAACGACTCGGAATCATTAACACTGAAGCGAGCACGAGTGGAAAACATTGTGTCCTCTTTGCGAGTCAGTCCTGCCCTGCTATCTTCGCAGCCGGGACAAGTTAACGGATGCAAAAAGCGTAAGTTGTATCATCCGCAGCAGCACGATAACAGTGCCGCAGAACGGTACGCTGCCGCTGCAGCAGCCGGTTTGAATCTGGGCCTCACGCTTCAGAACTTTATGCTGGGTGCAAGCGTTGAACCGGACGATGATGACGACGATATGGAAATTACTCCGCATATCCATCAGAAGCGAGTGGAAAAAGACGTACTTAAGTCCCAGCTGCGATCGATGCAGGAACAGTTAGCCGAGATGCAacaaaaatatgtgcaattatGTTCGCGAATGGAGCAGCAATCGGACACCCAGGAGGTGGACGACAGTGTTAGTGATATCATGGAAGACGACTCCAATCCCGACCTCACACCGGATAAGTCGCTGATGCAAAGTTCACCCGCATCGACCCCGATCAAGGACGTCGGTAAGAATGCGGACGCGTCGAGTATGCTCCAGATGATGAGCAAAATGATGTCCGCTAAGATTCACAATCAGTTGCCCACTCACCCACACCTGCAGACCGGTTTCAATGGAACGCATCTCTTTCTGCAACATATGCAGCAAGCTGGCCTCCCACACGACGGTATGAGCCAGCACAATCAGATGAGCAATGCCGCTATGTATCAGAAACTGTTTATGGAACAGGAAGCGCGAATGGTTAAAGAAGTCGCTGAACAGCAGGAGAGAAACCTGCAAAACTCCAACCAGCAGTTGCTACAGCAGCAGGCactgcagcagcagcaacagcatcagcaccagcaacaacaacaacagcagatGCAGcatcagcaacagcagcaacaagaGAGAAACATGCAAAATACCAACCAGCAATTGATGCAACAACAAGTTCAACCACAAAATCAAGCATCTCAACCTCAGTTGCAATCACCTCCTCATCAATCAAATCAGTCCCAGCatcaacaacagcagcaacaacaacaacaacacatGCAgctgcaacaacaacaacaacaacagcaacaacaaatgCAGCAGCAACAACCTTCTCAGACGAGTCATATCTCGCCACCACAAATGCCACAACTGCCGCATATGCCGCTGATTCCGAAAGGTTCGACCATTCCATCGGATCTAACCAGTCGGCTCAACTTGATGCGTTCCAGTAATAGCTCGGTAGGGCAAATGTCCGGCACAGACCTAGAAGGTCTAGCCGATGTTTTGAAAACGGAAATTACAGCCTCGCTCTCCAATCTGGTCGATTCGATCGTGACGAGGTTTGTCCATCAGCGTCGATTCCTGGGGAAACAGTCGGAAGCAGCGGCAGCAGCAGCCGAACAGCTCAACAAGGATCTGATGATGGCATCGCAGCTCTTGGATCGTGCCAAGTCTCCGCGGACAAAGGTTTCATCCGATCGCGGAGCTAACGTCAacaacagcagtagcaatctGTCAGGTAATGGACCAATGCTTAATTCTTCTAGTCTCAATAGTGCGCCGAATCCGAACGTGGTGAATCAGCCTTCCGCTGGAAACCCGATGATGAGCGGTCCGCAGGGTAACGGGCCACGGCTGAACGGCACCGCGTTTCCTCCCATGGGAATGCCGATGCATGTGAACAATGTGCCCCCGCACGACTCCAAGAATAACCTGAACCAAATCAATATGCCACCTCATGTTCGACCTTCTCCTTCTACAGCTATGTTCCAAACGCCGAAGCCACCGCAGAACCTCAACTCGGTAGCGGCCGCAGCACTGTACAACTCCATGAATGCCCTCGGAAACAGCCAGGTTAACCCGTTCTGTATGCCAGAACCAAGGGAAAACCCGGAACAAGCCGAAGCACTGAGCCTTGTCGTGACGCCGAAGAAGAAACGTCATAAGGTCACCGACACTCGAATCACCCCACGAACTGTGAGTAGGATTCTGGCCCAGGACGGAATCATCCCTTCTGGCAATCCTATCCAGATAGAGCAAAACAATAGCAATCAAGGTAGCAACAATAGTAACAACAACGGCTTGAACAACAGCGGCAATAGtggcaacaacaacaacattagtaacaacatcaacaataacaacaacaacattagCAAAAACAATAACCCACAGCAACAGTTCAACAGCCAGCCACCGAGCGTGCAAGCGAGCACACCAACCGAGAGCCCCTCTCCACGTGGCTCCTACCATCAGCCACCGCCTTCGATGCTTCCCGTGTCGTTACCCACGTCGGTTGCGATACCGAACCCCTCCCTGCACGAGTCCCAAGTGTTTTCGCCCTACAGCCCCTTCTTCAACCCTCATGGCCCCCCGCACGGTGGTCCCCATGGGCCGCAACCGTCACAGTTCCACCACATGAAGGTGTCCTCGAGCCCGCCCGGTATCAACGGTCTGATGGACCCACGGGATTCTCCTCCGCTACCGCACCCGCCTACGATGCTGCATCCGGCACTGCTGGCAGCTGCCCACCACGGCAATTCGCCCGACTACGGTCACATCCGTGCCTCGATGGACGTCAACGATCGCAACTCGGACTGCAACTCGGTCAACGACATCTCCTACAACGGCATGGAGCCTACTATATCCTTTTCAAA ATTTTCCTTAACTCCGGAGCACTCGTCAACATTGACCCCGATGCACCTGCGCAAGGCGAAGCTGATGTTCTTCTGGGTGCGCTACCCGAGTTCGGCCGTGCTGAAGATGTACTTCCCGGATATCAAGTTCAACAAGAACAACACCGCCCAGCTGGTCAAGTGGTTCTCCAACTTCAG